A part of Streptomyces sp. NBC_01235 genomic DNA contains:
- a CDS encoding NUDIX hydrolase family protein, protein MSDLTETTPGWLSSDELEMARARMPILYVEAVPVRVDDSGEVTSIGLLLRIGPDGNVNRTLVSGRVLHHERVRDALLRHLEKDLGPVALPRVPTSLQPFTVAEYFPTQGITPYHDPRQHAVSLAYIVPVTGDCRPRQDALDLVWFDPQEAASPAVQSEMPGGHGFLLRQALAHVGLSAS, encoded by the coding sequence ATGTCTGACTTGACCGAAACCACGCCGGGTTGGCTGAGCTCCGACGAGCTCGAGATGGCGCGCGCCCGTATGCCGATCCTGTACGTCGAGGCCGTGCCCGTGCGCGTCGACGACAGCGGCGAAGTCACCAGCATCGGCCTGCTGCTGCGGATCGGACCGGACGGCAATGTCAACCGCACCCTGGTCTCCGGCCGGGTCCTGCACCACGAGCGTGTCCGGGACGCCCTGCTGCGCCACCTGGAGAAGGACCTCGGGCCGGTGGCCCTGCCCCGTGTGCCGACCTCGCTCCAGCCGTTCACGGTGGCCGAGTACTTCCCCACGCAGGGCATCACCCCGTACCACGACCCCCGCCAGCACGCGGTGTCCCTGGCCTACATCGTGCCGGTGACCGGCGACTGCCGCCCCCGGCAGGACGCCCTGGACCTGGTGTGGTTCGACCCGCAGGAGGCCGCCTCGCCGGCGGTGCAGAGCGAGATGCCGGGCGGGCACGGGTTCCTGCTGCGGCAGGCCCTGGCCCACGTCGGCCTCTCGGCCTCCTGA
- a CDS encoding (2Fe-2S) ferredoxin domain-containing protein has translation MVPAQRALVGAAGSRPCTLVVCRGCCCGDARKHPGFDHDWQLERLRAAAAASGGGFAVRTTDCLGPCDQANVIVVQPSATGRRAGGRATWVGFAMDDDCTEEILAWAAAGGPGLAAPPVTLELQFIAPPRNSRVRSRR, from the coding sequence ATGGTTCCGGCTCAGCGAGCGCTGGTCGGGGCCGCGGGAAGCCGCCCCTGCACCCTCGTGGTGTGCAGGGGCTGCTGCTGCGGTGACGCCCGCAAGCACCCCGGCTTCGACCACGACTGGCAGCTGGAGCGGCTGCGCGCGGCCGCGGCCGCTTCGGGCGGCGGCTTCGCGGTCCGTACGACGGACTGCCTCGGCCCCTGCGACCAGGCCAACGTCATCGTCGTCCAGCCCTCGGCCACCGGCCGCCGGGCCGGCGGCCGGGCCACCTGGGTGGGCTTCGCCATGGACGACGACTGCACGGAGGAGATCCTGGCGTGGGCGGCGGCGGGCGGCCCCGGCCTGGCCGCACCGCCGGTGACACTGGAACTGCAGTTCATCGCGCCGCCGAGGAACTCCCGGGTCCGCAGCCGCCGTTAG
- a CDS encoding amidohydrolase family protein, which yields MPGGPVHEALTELELVDHHCHGVVTGPLDRPGFEALLTEGEPWPGVSTFDTPAGVAVRRHCAPLLGLERHAPADVYLARRAELGPGEVNRRFLGAARTGVFCVDTGFAPHSVTTPAELAENAAGAVAHEVVRLESVAEAVAARGVEAGGYADAFRAAALDAVRRPGVVAVKSVAAYRTGFDLDPARPPDADVTRGARRWLARGGRLDEPVLVRHLLWTAVDLGLPLQLHTGFGDNDIRLHRVDPTRLTDWLHLTAGTIPVLFLHCWPYQRQAAYLAAVFEQVYLDVGLTLHHVGPTRARTVLEEALEITPFRKLLYSSDAYGVAEFYALGALAFRRGLGDLLQDRVDADELGLPDALRLARWAGADNARRVYRLPDGH from the coding sequence ATGCCAGGCGGACCGGTCCACGAGGCGCTCACCGAGCTGGAGCTGGTGGACCACCACTGCCACGGCGTCGTCACCGGCCCCCTCGACCGGCCGGGCTTCGAGGCCCTGCTCACCGAGGGCGAGCCGTGGCCCGGCGTCTCGACCTTCGACACACCGGCGGGCGTGGCCGTACGCCGCCACTGCGCGCCCCTGCTCGGCCTGGAGCGGCACGCACCGGCCGACGTCTACCTGGCCCGCCGCGCCGAACTGGGCCCGGGGGAGGTCAACCGGCGGTTCCTCGGCGCGGCCCGCACCGGCGTGTTCTGCGTCGACACCGGGTTCGCGCCACACTCCGTCACCACGCCCGCCGAACTGGCCGAGAACGCCGCAGGAGCGGTCGCCCACGAGGTCGTACGGCTGGAGTCCGTCGCGGAGGCGGTGGCCGCGAGAGGCGTCGAGGCCGGCGGGTACGCCGACGCGTTCCGGGCGGCGGCGCTGGACGCGGTACGGCGGCCCGGGGTGGTCGCGGTGAAGTCGGTGGCCGCGTACCGCACGGGCTTCGACCTCGACCCGGCCCGGCCCCCTGACGCCGACGTCACCCGGGGCGCGCGGCGCTGGCTGGCGCGCGGCGGACGGCTGGACGAGCCGGTGCTGGTCCGGCACCTGCTGTGGACCGCCGTCGACCTGGGGCTTCCGCTCCAGCTGCACACCGGCTTCGGCGACAACGACATCCGGCTGCACCGCGTGGATCCGACCCGTCTCACGGACTGGCTGCATCTGACGGCGGGCACGATCCCGGTGCTGTTCCTGCACTGCTGGCCCTATCAGCGACAGGCCGCCTACCTGGCCGCGGTGTTCGAGCAGGTGTACCTGGACGTGGGGCTCACCCTGCATCATGTGGGTCCGACGCGAGCGCGGACGGTACTGGAGGAGGCGCTGGAGATCACACCGTTCCGCAAACTGCTGTACAGCTCCGACGCCTATGGTGTGGCCGAGTTCTACGCGCTCGGCGCGCTGGCGTTCCGCCGGGGCCTTGGGGATCTGCTCCAGGACCGGGTGGACGCCGACGAACTGGGCCTGCCCGACGCGCTGCGCCTGGCACGCTGGGCCGGAGCGGACAACGCCCGCCGGGTCTACCGGCTTCCCGACGGACACTGA